The sequence tcaatttaagaaaagaaatgtaaTTAGATTATGCTTCAACCGCAACTATTGttacttattttttcttttcattaacATGGCGGAAATTTTTTATCTAGATTTAgtgtatatataataactgatagaagaataatatatatatatatatatatataaaagtcttttacattttaatattaaacgattgacacatattttattatttaaaattaataaatatgtatcaatCATATATCGATTTAGTGTATCCATATTAGATTCTCATCACTTGGAAattgtctttatttatttataggatTATGGAAAGTATagatgattattattattaaactaaaattaagtaagaaaaaagctacttaaaataattttaaattgtgtggttaaaactcataaaatttatttataaatctaaaatttatgtgttttgaaTAAAGtgagaattaatttaaaagcctatataattaaatttatgtgaaatttaattatagttaaattaaattctaacaaaatagttaaaatttcTAGATGAACTCgacattaatttttcaatatatttttaaatttttattttattttctttctcatggattttttttaaataaaataaactttaaaagTGTCTTTTAGGTcgagaaattttaataaaatttattaatttttgaaaatgccattgttgattaaatataaaaacaataatttttttatttaaagctaaggataattttagaataaaataaattataagagataatattagaataaaaagcATTATAATAACtcatcatttttataaaaaaaatattggattttgaacTTTTTCACCTGCTGTGAGAAATTAAaacacttaaaattaaaaaatttaaaaaatgattttttttttaaaaaatttatagatttaagtCATTTTTTACTTGTCAAACCATGAATTTAAGCTAAATTcatagatttaaaaataatttctcatCTAATTATGTATAATCCAAACCACATGGTAATGATTTTAACCAAATATAGCATTAAGGAATTAGTCGGTGTGGAATGCTTGCCTAAACGAGATTGCGcaggggaaaaaagaaaagaatggagAGAATATAAGAATCCAAATGGTCTGTCCTCTTAGACATTGATGTAATACTAATGATCCGATGCATTCTCAAAGTAAAAGCAAACACCTGGCTATAATCAACACACACAGGCTAATGGTCCTAAAGAAGCACAACAACTACACATTAGTGCTAGTAAGCTTAAACCATTGCATGGTTGGGTCTTGAAGTGGATCTCTTTGGCAATCTGGTTCTGAAAGGGTCACGACACACTTGCTAGTGATAACCTTTGTGGTCAGAGGTGATTCCTTCTGCAAGCAAAGATATTCTCCTGTCTCATCAACAGTGGCTACATGAAGTTTAGTCGCTGTTAGCAGCCTCCAGGAGCTTTTTTGGCTTGTGCAGTTTTTCGAAAGAATTGCTGGATGTCCATCGCCAACAGCTTGCAAGCACAGATTGCTTCCTTCCAATCTGATTGGACTCCCGTCTCCTGCATAACTCCATCTTTGTGGTTGCTTGCATTTTCCTGTAAGAAGTTCCTTTATACCATTGTTACGGACGCAAGTCCCACTCTGTGGATGAAAAATTACAAAGGACGGAGGAGATTTTGAACTTGGCTCTGCAAGAAAAATGTGCCATCTGTTACATGCTAATCAAGTCGTACGTGTATCAGGACTATAAGGTTCGagttaaaaatttgaaaatggtTACCATAGGTGAAACACTTACCTATGAGCTTGTTCTTAACAAAATCCACTCTGCTCATGTACTGTGGACTTCTGATACGGTTCCAGTGGTGATCCATGGCACCAAAAGTCTCATCTATGTTAGTTTTGTTTTCTCTGAAATAATAGCTTCCTTGCCATCCCCACATTCCCCAATCCAAGTCAATGTCGGTAGCAAAAGCCAGAAAGCAGCTCAAGAAATGGTCATCAGCCCTGCTCAGACCTCTTTGATCCATACCAAATTCACCCATAAATAGAGGAATTGGTTCCTCGTGAAGAGCGTAAGTAAAACCAGTTTGGTTAATGAAATATTGGGTTTTTCTATAACAAGCATCGTTCAAGAGTTCAACATCCCAAGTACTAACATCCTCCCAACTCCAAGGATACCAATGTGCATCATACACTAACTTGTCATCAAAATTAGTCCCTAAAGTTTTACTCTTCAAGTAAGTGAGATCATTTGCATAACTAAGCCCTGATGCAAATATGAGTACATCTGGATTCGCATTATGAATTGCCGATGCTCCTtcaaggatatatttataccAGTCATCTTGATTTTGTAACGGTCCTCTCAGTTCATTTCTTGTGCTTATTGCCATGacctaaaaaaaatttaaaaagaaaatcacatAAAACATTTCGCGAGGTTTAAGTTTTGATCATACAGAGAATCAATTAATAGTTGAATATGACTGGCACATGTAGGAGGATCTATTAGTCTACAAAGGCCGCCTATCATTCATCAAGTTGATTCAACAATTGAGAACATGCACACCGGATCGTTATCACAGGTTAAACTATCAGAAGTTAAGCGAAGATAATAGACAATCATACCTTAGGTTTTCCCCTAAAACGAGTAGCAACCGTGGTTAGACCTTGTATCCATTCCTTAACATCAAAGTAGGTGTCCCCAAAGAATGTATTTCCATCAGTTTCTGAACAGCACCAAGTAGGCTTGCTGACATGATTATCAAGAAGTGTCATTACACCTTGTGCGGCTAGCTCATCAACAACAGTTTCATAAGCTTGAGGAAGGGTCTTGCTCAATAGATCAGGATTATTCTTGGCTATTCCTTCTTTAGCTTCAggtaagaaattaaaagattctGACACAGTCCTGTTAGAATACCTCGTCCACATATAAGTTGCATATGTCAAACGAACACAATTGAACTTCTGTTTAGCAAGAAGAGCTACTATTCTTTTCAGTGGCTGCTCGTGAAGACCTTCTGCCAACATAGTTTCCATATGAGAAGGCCAATTAACACAAGCTAGCTTCACCCTCTGCCCTGTTTTTGTATCAATTATCCATCTTCCCTTTGTTGATAATGGCATAGAAAAGCAAGGAATCGCTATAAGAATGCATAACGAAAGCAGAAAAATAACGGTTTcaagtgtttttctttttccttccatatttttaagattttgacagaaaaatcaaattgggTTTTTGTCTTGCTTTTCTGCTGCCAacttatatatgtatatgaatTTAGAGATAAGGGATAGAGAACAATATATTTGGTAAGTTGTTAGAAGATATTGGGGGATGCTGTTACAGATCATATATCAAAACTTTAtcatatatttgataaaattttatcttatctGTATAATGATTTAGTTCTGCAGGAATATCTCCTCTCTATGTATATACTTTTCAACGTTCCGTTGATAATAGCTGTAGTCCTGTAGAGGTGCGATTTGAGTTCAATCAAAAAAGTATAATTAGTATTCTCCCctcaggaaaaagaaaaaaaaaaaaaaagaagtgcgGTTGGGCTACCTATGCATGAACTCCAAGAACATTCGTTTACTTTCAGGTGGAATTcatcattatattatatattatagatacAAATTAGTTAGTAATGAGGAAAGTATTAAGTACATTATAGTTAACTATAGCCTTTATGGGAGTGTAAAAGTCTTATCACATTTTTTGGACTGTCAAATGTTTCTCCCTTGGTAGTTAGTTGGTATGTCAAGTTGGAATATAACCAAGGGGAATATCCAGATTTAAATctcaaaagaaggaaaaaaaaaaaaaaacttagtaTACACATCataatatgtaaataattGGGCTAGGCCAAGATATTCTCACACTGAATATCATTTGAAggttttgattcaattaatccaCAGGGTACAAGTGCCAGTATACATCAAGGCctaatattattttccttCATCATATTTCATGGAATACTAgtattaacttttatattagttttaataagcTTGAACCATTGGCTTTGTGGATTTTCCTGGCAATCAGAATCAtcttcaatacaaatacactTTCGAGTGAAGACCTTGGAAGAGTTAAAAGattccttctctaagcataagtaCTCTCCATGTTCGTCTTTGACGCCTAAGTGAAGCTTGGAACTTGAAAGCAATTTCCAAGAACTCTGCTGGCTAAAGCAGTCATTTGACAGGACAGGTTCCAGTCCATCACCGATAGCTTTTAAGCATAGTGCAGAACCCATCAACCTTATTGGAGCTCCATCTCCATCATGACTCCATCTGCTATGTTGTTGGAATCTACTTGCATAGATTTCATTCTTTTCACTAGCATGGACACAGTTGCCACTTAGTGGATGATACATTAAATAAGAGGTCGAAAGTATTGAATCTGGATCTGGAAAATGATGATAGTGATTGAAAAGATAAGGACTTGATCCATTTGTTTTAAAGTGTACAAGAATGCAATGCTATCTGAGCATAACTGAGTGTCTGAGACATTAATAGGGGGCTGGGTAAATTCATATTGAATCTCATAATTTTTTAGCCTCAAAATAATTGAAGATTCATCGATCATACCTTGAATCATCCTCTTTATGAGCCATATCCTGTCATCAAATTCTGGACTTCTGAGATAGTTCCAGTCAAAATTCATAAGACCATAATTCTCGTCTGGTCCTGCTATACCTTCCTTAAAATAATAGCTTCCTTGAAAAGCCCATAAGCCCCAATCCAAATCATTCTCAGCAACATAGGCCAGGAAACAGGTGAAGAACCTGTTATCTGCCCGGTTCACCCCTCTTTGATCAATGCCAACTTCACCCAGGAAAAGAGGAACTGGGTTCTCACCAGTAATAACAAATCCAGACAAATCAACTTGGATTTGAGTTTTAAGGTCGCAAATCCTATTCAATGGTTGCACTTCCCAAACTTTTGGGTCTCCACTAAATGAGTACCAATGCGCCTCATACACCAACTTGTTATCCAAGTTTAATCCCAAATGCAAGggctttttcttcaaaaagcTGAGATCTGTGCCCCAAACTAGCCCTGAAACAAGCACTAGCACTTCAGGATTTAGCTTGTGGACCATTCTTGCTCCTTCTTGGATGTATTTATACCAATCATGCTCGTTTTGATATGGACCACGTAATTCGTTTCTCATGCTCATTGCAACTACCTATAAAACGTCAGTAATGATTAAGATTATACTACAATTctacaaaaaaatttatcattagaCTAGTAGCCCAACTGTTGAGTAATTATCTCTTAATATAGGAGGTTAGAAAAATTTAACTCCAACAGCCTCACTCCTTAGAAATTCTCAAAGTTCCAACAAATGCGAATAGctctgaaaaaaatatttgtgaaGTCCTATTTTCAGtttgagaatttttaaaaGCATACCTGAGATTTACCTTGGAAGATCTTAGCTACAATGGCTAAGCCTCTTAGCCATTCCTTAGGATGAAAATGGATATCGCCAAAGAATCCGTTTTCATCATCTTGAGGACAACACCATTTGGGTTGACTGACATGGTTATCTAGTAACACCATTAGGCCATGAGCTCCAAGCTCATTAACAACAGCTTCATAAGCTTGAACAACAGTCAAATTCAATAGAAAAGAATTGTGCCTTGCAATACCTGCCTTAGCCTTTGTTAGAtttaaagaatcaaaagaCTGGGCTACAGTCAGTTTGCCATAGCGAGTGAACATATGCGTTGCGCATGTGAAACGAACACAATTGAAGTGGTACCTGGCCAATTTAGATGCTAAATAGCTCAAGGGCTTCTTGTCAAGACCTTCTGCTAACATGGGTTGCAAGTGAGAAGCCCAATTGACACAAGCTAGCTTCACACGTTCTCCTGATTTTGCGTCGATTATCCATCTCTTGTTTATTGACAAAGgtaaagaataagaaagagaTAGTACAAGTAGaaagaatgagaaaaagagaatGGTTTTAGAAGCTTTGCCTGCCATCGTCAACTTTGGTTTTCTATATGTCACTCATTCCCTATCTATAAACGTGAGTCTAAGCAAGTAAACGTTCATTGCTTGCAAGAATTTACTGTGTAGAACATgagtttatatatatgtatatctttactatatgataaattattaattaatttgggctATACATGAATATGAAATGAATGAATCTCATTGACGCTACCTAATAACTTTGTCAAAAATGTTCTTTGGATGAGAGTCTGTGCTTTCTCCGGCACGATGTGGGTTCAAGATATTTTGCCAATAACAAAATAGAATGGAAAAGGAGCTCAGTgaattattatcataatagTATGTAGAGCTTGTTCCACTTGCCAGTTGCCATCAAAGATCTATTTATGTGGGAATCACAGCCTTATAATGCAGCTTATAATGTGCATTAACCAAGTATGGTtcgataattttataagatctTAGCCCAAGACTAGCCCCACCCCTCGCAGAAGAGACAAGTGACACTCAATAGCTGGAGCGCAAGATGGTTTATGAAAGAAATGTTAGCAACTTGTACGTTTTGATAATCTTAACAAACAAATTTGAATTATCAGGCTCTACATTGGAACCTCAATAATATGATTGTTTGACAATCAGATGCTAACATTATCGACAGAAGTAGAAAGATATTGTAGATATCAATGTGATCCTTTTAGCAAGATCAACAGTGTAAATAAGGAATTATTCCTTGTATCATTAACTTGAGAATCCCAAAATGGCTTTTACTGACCCCCACCCAAATCCCATATTCTCCTACCCAAAAGTGCAAAAAGAATccagaaagaaaaggaaaaggaaaaaaagaacaaaacaaTGCCACCCTAAGATTGAATAAACCTCTCCTCTACTAGTATTACATTACAGTAAATGTGGTGAGAAACAGAGGGCTAGTTTTGTTGTAAATGCTCAAATTAGAGTGGCGGCTTAACCCACCAAGAAATGTTCACtagtttaagtatttatttagCTTTCCTCTGGTCCGAAACCCTGGCTCCCATGATCTTAACAACAGGCAGGTCTTCTGGCTGAATGAGCTTTAGAGATGGATGAACCTTGAGGTCACCCATTACCAACTTTTGGCCCACATCGAGTTCACTTAGGTCCACATCAATATATGGAGGAATGATATCTGCAGGGCAAAGGAACTTGACGGTCCTCTTTATGATATTCAAATAAGAACCTGCCAAGTTTTGTGACATAAAAGAATAGCTTCACGTATCAGATCACGTAATATCTAAGAAgcctaattatataataagaataaaatgcCAAGTAAAAACATGTTTAAAGTTTCCAGCATGAATGTTGTCTCTTGAGATCTcttgatttttaagaatatcttCAGTGAGATGAGCAAGCCCCCGCAAGAAGGACAAAAGATTCAAGCATATATTCATGCCCACTTCCAACTAAGCATGAACAAGGTCCGTTATCATTGTCGATTTGGCCTAGGAGGTACCATGACCATCCCCATCTAAGTATTTTCATTGATTCTTTTCCCTCAGTACCTAAAAGCTTTGCTACCAAAGAGGGCAGCACAAGAGTGAGAGCTCGGTTTCCATTTTGGAGATCTTAGGTTTAAGCATTTACCATGGCGTTGGAATGGTTTGCAGTGCTGGAGAGGCTACTGAATTTTGTAGCTAagacaatgatcacaaggaaAAGGAGATGAAATCCATAGTTATATGGCTGGAAGGATGCTCTgacatgaaatttttaaaagcaTTCTGCCCAGCCATTTTGGTTGGGCAAACAAACTAGAGACGGCACTATGGAATCAATCAATAAAGACAGCACAACCATAAATGCATAGGAGGTCTGTAAGAAGGAGTTTGTTGCCTATTTCACAAGAACACCTCAATGAAAAGTACAACCAATAACAGCAGGTCcccaatttaataattttaatcaattctTATACCATTGCTGCACTTAGTATATGCAATAAGTAATTTACTCGAACCGGTTCTACAATTTCATTGCTAAACTGATTAGCCTACATTGTTGCCTCTAGCCACACAATCTAACTTTTGGAGACAACGATAATGCATTGTACAAGTTGCAacaattaaaagtataattggCACGCAAAACCACCTCCGTGGACCTTAGATGATTAAACTTCTCAATGATTTTACAAGTTGCTGAAGGAAAGTGTGAAAAGGAGACAAGTGTGTTCAGAACTGAGTGATGGGATATGTAAAACTAGGATCATTGATGGTTCGGTTTGGTTGGTTAATGAAAGGAGCTTTTAACCAAATTAATTTGATCagtttataaataattcaaaccATATGCAaaccaagaaattattaaaatttacccaAATCATATTTGTTTAACTTCGGTTTGGATACTCGGGTGCGGTCATTTTacattatttatcaaaattcaatataatattaaattttttctgaaaagattatataatcatatatataaacagATTTATATCTCATAAGATTTAAACTGCTTATATTTACATgtgaaaaaatatacaactttcaatttattaaactaaaaattatttttaaaaaaatcataaactaaaaactataaaaagatataaatataaaatgaaattaacaTGTCATACAAGTAGGATTCATTATGTATAATAAGCTCAAATTTTTTCTATGCTAACTCTATATA comes from Ricinus communis isolate WT05 ecotype wild-type chromosome 5, ASM1957865v1, whole genome shotgun sequence and encodes:
- the LOC8287453 gene encoding glycosyl hydrolase 5 family protein; its protein translation is MEGKRKTLETVIFLLSLCILIAIPCFSMPLSTKGRWIIDTKTGQRVKLACVNWPSHMETMLAEGLHEQPLKRIVALLAKQKFNCVRLTYATYMWTRYSNRTVSESFNFLPEAKEGIAKNNPDLLSKTLPQAYETVVDELAAQGVMTLLDNHVSKPTWCCSETDGNTFFGDTYFDVKEWIQGLTTVATRFRGKPKVMAISTRNELRGPLQNQDDWYKYILEGASAIHNANPDVLIFASGLSYANDLTYLKSKTLGTNFDDKLVYDAHWYPWSWEDVSTWDVELLNDACYRKTQYFINQTGFTYALHEEPIPLFMGEFGMDQRGLSRADDHFLSCFLAFATDIDLDWGMWGWQGSYYFRENKTNIDETFGAMDHHWNRIRSPQYMSRVDFVKNKLIEPSSKSPPSFVIFHPQSGTCVRNNGIKELLTGKCKQPQRWSYAGDGSPIRLEGSNLCLQAVGDGHPAILSKNCTSQKSSWRLLTATKLHVATVDETGEYLCLQKESPLTTKVITSKCVVTLSEPDCQRDPLQDPTMQWFKLTSTNV
- the LOC8287454 gene encoding glycosyl hydrolase 5 family protein isoform X1; amino-acid sequence: MAGKASKTILFFSFFLLVLSLSYSLPLSINKRWIIDAKSGERVKLACVNWASHLQPMLAEGLDKKPLSYLASKLARYHFNCVRFTCATHMFTRYGKLTVAQSFDSLNLTKAKAGIARHNSFLLNLTVVQAYEAVVNELGAHGLMVLLDNHVSQPKWCCPQDDENGFFGDIHFHPKEWLRGLAIVAKIFQGKSQVVAMSMRNELRGPYQNEHDWYKYIQEGARMVHKLNPEVLVLVSGLVWGTDLSFLKKKPLHLGLNLDNKLVYEAHWYSFSGDPKVWEVQPLNRICDLKTQIQVDLSGFVITGENPVPLFLGEVGIDQRGVNRADNRFFTCFLAYVAENDLDWGLWAFQGSYYFKEGIAGPDENYGLMNFDWNYLRSPEFDDRIWLIKRMIQDPDSILSTSYLMYHPLSGNCVHASEKNEIYASRFQQHSRWSHDGDGAPIRLMGSALCLKAIGDGLEPVLSNDCFSQQSSWKLLSSSKLHLGVKDEHGEYLCLEKESFNSSKVFTRKCICIEDDSDCQENPQSQWFKLIKTNIKVNTSIP
- the LOC8287454 gene encoding glycosyl hydrolase 5 family protein isoform X2 is translated as MAGKASKTILFFSFFLLVLSLSYSLPLSINKRWIIDAKSGERVKLACVNWASHLQPMLAEGLDKKPLSYLASKLARYHFNCVRFTCATHMFTRYGKLTVAQSFDSLNLTKAKADNHVSQPKWCCPQDDENGFFGDIHFHPKEWLRGLAIVAKIFQGKSQVVAMSMRNELRGPYQNEHDWYKYIQEGARMVHKLNPEVLVLVSGLVWGTDLSFLKKKPLHLGLNLDNKLVYEAHWYSFSGDPKVWEVQPLNRICDLKTQIQVDLSGFVITGENPVPLFLGEVGIDQRGVNRADNRFFTCFLAYVAENDLDWGLWAFQGSYYFKEGIAGPDENYGLMNFDWNYLRSPEFDDRIWLIKRMIQDPDSILSTSYLMYHPLSGNCVHASEKNEIYASRFQQHSRWSHDGDGAPIRLMGSALCLKAIGDGLEPVLSNDCFSQQSSWKLLSSSKLHLGVKDEHGEYLCLEKESFNSSKVFTRKCICIEDDSDCQENPQSQWFKLIKTNIKVNTSIP